Proteins co-encoded in one Myripristis murdjan chromosome 4, fMyrMur1.1, whole genome shotgun sequence genomic window:
- the LOC115358260 gene encoding AP-1 complex subunit mu-1, with protein sequence MSASAVYVLDLKGKVLICRNYRGDVDMSEIEHFMPILMDKEEEGNLSPILAHGAVRFMWIKHNNLYLVATSKKNACVSLVFSFLYKIIQVFSEYFKELEEESIRDNFVIIYELMDELMDFGYPQTTDSKILQEYITQEGHKLDTGAPRPPATVTNAVSWRSEGIKYRKNEVFLDVIESVNLLVSANGNVLRSEIVGSIKMRVFLSGMPELRLGLNDKVLFENTGRGKSKSVELEDVKFHQCVRLSRFENDRTISFIPPDGEFELMSYRLNTHVKPLIWIESVIEKHSHSRIEYMIKAKSQFKRRSTANNVEIHIPVPTDADSPKFKTTVGSVKWIPENSEIVWSIKSFPGGKEYLMRAHFGLPSVEAEDKEGKPPISVKFEIPYFTTSGIQVRYLKIIEKSGYQALPWVRYITQNGDYQLRTQ encoded by the exons ATGTCTGCCAGCGCGGTGTACGTGCTGGACCTGAAAGGCAAG GTGCTGATCTGCCGTAACTACCGGGGCGACGTCGACATGTCGGAGATCGAGCACTTCATGCCCATCCTGatggacaaggaggaggagggcaacCTGTCTCCCATCCTGGCCCACGGAGCCGTGCGCTTCATGTGGATCAAGCACAACAACCTCTACC TGGTCGCGACATCTAAGAAGAACGCCTGTGTCTCTCTGgttttctctttcctctatAAAATTATCCAG GTTTTCTCCGAGTACTtcaaagagctggaggaggagagcatcAGAGACAACTTCGTCATCATCTACGAGCTGATGGACGAGCTGATGGACTTTGGTTACCCTCAGACCACCGACAGCAAGATCCTGCAGGA GTACATCACCCAGGAGGGCCACAAGCTGGACACCGgcgccccccgcccccccgccaCCGTCACCAACGCTGTGTCCTGGAGGTCCGAGGGCATCAAGTACAGGAAGAACGAAGTCTTCCTCGATGTCATTGAGTCTGTCAACCTGCTG GTGAGTGCGAACGGGAACGTGCTGCGCAGCGAGATCGTCGGCTCCATCAAGATGCGAGTCTTCCTGTCCGGGATGCCGGAGCTGAGGCTGGGCCTCAACGACAAGGTCCTGTTTGAGAACACCGGAC GAGGGAAGAGCAAGTCGGTGGAGCTGGAAGACGTCAAGTTCCACCAGTGCGTCCGTCTGTCGCGCTTCGAAAACGACCGCACCATCTCCTTCATCCCCCCGGACGGAGAGTTTGAGCTGATGTCCTACCGTCTCAACACACAC GTGAAGCCTCTGATCTGGATCGAGTCCGTCATAGagaaacactcacacagcagAATCGAGTACATGATCAAG GCCAAGAGTCAGTTCAAGAGGAGATCCACAGCCAACAACGTGGAGATCCACATCCCAGTGCCCACCGACGCCGATTCGCCGAAATTCAAGACCACCGTGGGCAGCGTCAAGTGGATCCCAGAGAACAGCGAGATCGTCTGGTCCATCAAGTCTTTCCCG GGTGGTAAGGAATACCTGATGAGAGCCCACTTCGGTCTGCCCAGTGTGGAGGCGGAGGACAAGGAGGGCAAACCTCCCATCAGCGTCAAGTTTGAGATTCCCTACTTCACCACCTCTGGCATCCAG GTACGCTACCTGAAGATCATTGAGAAGAGCGGCTACCAGGCTCTGCCCTGGGTGAGGTACATCACTCAGAATGGag